The nucleotide window ATTTACCCCCGGACATATGCAATGGTGGAGCCCTACAATACCTTATTCTTAGCATGAACAACTTTCAAGGTCCCATTCCCATGACCTTAAAAAATTGTACGTCACTAGAAAGGGTCCGTCTTGAACACAACCAACTCACTGGAGATGTATCTCAATGTCTTGGAGTGTATCCCCATCTTTATTATATGGATTTGAGCTTCAATCAACTCTCCGGTACACTCTCACCAGACTGGGCAAGATGGCACAATCTGACGTTCTTCAGAATCTCAAATAACAACATCACCGGAGTCATACCCACCGAGTTTGGGCAGTTGACGAAACTGCGAGAGCTGGACCTCTCTTCCAACTACCTACAAGGAGAGATCCCAAAGAGCTTCGGCAGCTTAACCCTTCTCTACAATCTGAGTTTGGGCAACAATCAACTCGTCGGCTGTGTGCCTCTGGAGATTGGAATGCTGTCCAatcttgaactgcttgatctcTCATCCAACAACTTGGCAGGAAGAATCCCAGATCAATTAGGCGACTGCACGAAACTCCGATCGCTAAAGCTTAACAACAACAACTTCAGTGGAACCATTCCATTGGCCATTGGTAATCTGGTGTACCTCCAAGACACCTTTGACATCAGCCAGAACTCACTAACAGGGGAGATTTCATCCCAACTCGGCAAGTTGGTGATGCTGCAAAGCCTGAATCTATCGCATAATTCCTTCTCGGGTCATCTTCCATCTTCGCTAACGTATATGACGAGCTTGTCTACCGTAGATGTATCCTACAATGAACTGGACGGCCCTGTTCCTGATAGCCCAGCTTTCCGAAGAGCCCCGGCAGAGTGGTTTGCCCATAACAATGATCTGTGTGGAGTTGTTCGAGGATTGCCTCCGTGTGTTTCACTAGGTACTCCAACAAAAGATGACCGAAGCAAGCGCCACAAAGTGGTTGTAATAGCCATCATTGCTTCCGTCGTCTTCTTCCTTGTCTTGTTTATTTTCATTGCAGCTGCTTTACGATTCCACAAGAGAAAGAGGCCGCCAGTACCTGTCGATGATAATCACATCAAAGAAGTTGCATTCTCTATATTGAATTTTGATGGAAGAGATGTATACAAGGACATCATCGAAGCCACCGAAGATTTCGATGTCAAATACTGTATCGGAAGCGGTGCATATGGCGGAGTCTACAGAGCAGAGTTAGCAAGTGGGGAGCTGCTAGCGGTGAAGAAGATTCACCTACCAGACACAGAAGGTACATGCGACGAGCAACCCTTTCAAACTGAGATACAAACTCTTACTCAAATTCGACATCGCAATATCGTCAAGCTTTACGGGTTCTGCTCCGCTCCTCGACACAAATTTCTGGTGTTCGAATACATGGAGAGAGGAAGTCTGGGATCTGTCCTCCGAAGCGAGACGGCAGCTGAATTGGACTGGGTGAAGAGGGTGAGCATCGTGAAGGATGTCGCCTGTGCTTTATCCTACATGCATCATGACTGCACACCGCCCATCGTTCATCGGGACATCACAAGCAACAACATTCTACTTGATTCAGAATTCAAGGCTTGTGTTTCCGACTTTGGAATTGCTCGACTGCTGAAGCCGGATTCATCGAATTGGACCATGCTTGCAGGCACACGGGGTTACCTAGCACCAggtaagtctctctctctctctctctctctctctctctctcagatctcGTAGTTTGTGCAAATTAAGAATACCTGCAATTGAGAGCATCTTTAAATTATATCTTGGAGGAGATCTCCATGGATTGGCGGTTTGATCATTGGCTCTTGCTGTCTGCAGAGCTTGCATATACAATGAGAGTGACCACCCAATGCGACGCGTACAGTTTCGGAGTGGTGACGCTGGAGTTGCTGGTAGGAGAGTATGGGGAAGTACTCATTTCCATTCTGTCGTCTTCGCCGATCAAAGATAGCTTTGTGAAAGACGTATTGGACCGACGTCTACCTGTTCCTGAGGGTCAAGTTGCGGATGAAGTGGTTACAGTTTTGAGCTTAGCTCTTCGTAGCGTGGACAACCACCCTGAATCACGCCCGACAATGAAACAGGTCTCCGAGAAGTTATGCGTGGTCAGAACACCCCCACCAAGCCTCCGTTCTATTGATGCATTGAAGTTTTCCGACTTGATGAGCGTGGAGATATGATCTATATGCACTCCTCTGTGCCCCGATGCTTCTTTTGGTCAGGATCGGTAGACTTTGTTTCCGTGTGGCTTGCTTTATTAGTGGTTTCATTCTGCAGCGTGTTTAATAAAAGCATCGTTTAGTAATCTATCTCTTTTCTGCAATTATTTTCGACTTGGTTGGTAATCTTTGCcttgttatataaattttgattttcttGTACTATATGTTTCTTGAGAATTTGTGAGGGTAATTAAATGAAGGCTTAGGGATGATTGGTTTCTGATGTGTaccttgatggggatataaagaggaataacctttgtatctgaacaaatactagaagaccataatacgcagcggaataaaatggaaacacaatcaaacagaacaccaagatatacgtggaaaatcccttcaatgtgaagggtaaaaaccacggggcaaactagagataatccactatgagaataatgaatatacaaatctcaatctcttgccctaaaccctagcaacaaccacaagagaataactgggatacaaggatcacgtcactgcccacaatatctaaaacctccccaagtaatcacagcaagagtctactgtagatttgatctaacctgagatgagaacactactagataattgagaacagtctatctgcgttgtccttgtcttcttccctttctttctcttgtttttctgccttgttcttctctctttgttgctacgaggacgtcaacgttgctgcccacgttactgcctttttctgcctcttttctgcgtctaaaacgcagcccccacaccccccttatattgatctagggttaggtcaaaggggtgtgggttgtgggctgataaagcccaccatgggctgaacccactttgggctgccagcccaacaacctcccccttcagcccataagggaggctgtcccatgacccctcaatgtgaagccatgccgaccaactgtcggcatatctcctgtctttcttttggtaaagtcttcgttaacatgtctgctccgttgtcacctgtatgaattttctgaagctgcaactgcttctcttcaaatacatttcgaatccagtggtatctgacatctatatgctttgacttggaatgaaacattgggttcttacacaaatggatggcactctgactttcacaatgcaccacataattttcctgtttcagccccaattcttgtaagaattctttcgtccataacatttctttgcatacctctgtagcagcaatatattctgcttctgtggtggagagagcaatacacctttgtaacctggattgccatgacacagctccccctgcaaaagtaagtacataacttgaagtggacttcctcgtatatatatctcttgccatatctgcatctgtgtaacctgtcaacataggtggtccacctccaaagtttaaacaaaccttagagcttcctctgagatatctaaaaatccatttcactgctgcctagtgctctttgcttggatttgtaagaaatctgctagtaacacccactgcatatgcgatgtccggcctcgtacataccattacatacattaaacttccaactactgaagcataaggaaccttttgcattttctccttctcctcatcacttgatggactctgttctgagcacaacttgaattgacctgcaagaggagaaccaactggttttgcattgctcatactgaatctttccaataccttctcgatgtatttcttctgtgacaaccaaatcttcttgtttttcctgtcacgagaaatctgcatgcctagtatttgctttgctggccccatgtccttcattgcaaaagactcactcagttcctttttcaacctgtcaattttagacatatctttcccaagaataagcatgtcatcaacataaagtaagagaataataaaatcctcaccaaaccatttgatgtacacacaatgatctgaagctgttcttttgtatcaattttctatcataaatgaatcaaactttctgtaccactgtcttggagcttgctttagcccatacaagctcttcttcaacttgcagacaaaattatctttacctttgactttgaagccttctggttgttccatataaatttcctcctccaaatcactatgaaggaaagttgtcttcacatctaactgctcaacctccaagtcctggctagtagcaataccaagagcaacacgaatagaagacattttaataacaggagaaaatatcttttcaaagtcaatacctttcttttgaccaaagcctttcacaaccaatctagctttgtactttggttgagaacaatattcttgagtcttcaacctaaaaacccacttgttcttcaaggccttcattccatttggtaacagcaccaaatcataagtgtggttcttctgaagagcatacatctcttcctgcatagcaactaaccatttctctttctgctcactctcaactgcttcctggtaactctctggttcacctgcatcagtaagcatcacatactcatctgtagagtatcttctggaaggttgacgttgtctagaagatcttctcaactgaggttctgcgggaacttgctctcctacttcttcttgctcaacatgtcctgcaggtaaatcaacatcaggctctacactattttcctgcacatctcccccatcaccctgatatactggaggaataactgggtcacaatctgctaatccttctgcagaagtcttggctggtgccttcttcttcaaatcctcaaaggtttgatcctcaaagaagaccacatctctgctcctgaacacctcttacttttctggatcctaaagcctataaccaaactgatcatgtgagtaaccaagaaaaatacattctttagacttaccatccagcttagacctctcattatctggaacatgtgcaaatgcacgacaaccaaacactctcaaatgcctgtaggaaacatattcccctgaccatacatgctctgcaacatcatcatctagggctgtacatggtgataag belongs to Musa acuminata AAA Group cultivar baxijiao chromosome BXJ3-5, Cavendish_Baxijiao_AAA, whole genome shotgun sequence and includes:
- the LOC103974239 gene encoding MDIS1-interacting receptor like kinase 2-like; translation: MASQLHKTLLCATLLLLLLLLPRVPLVKASLGSQGRALLHWKATLRSPHSLRSWNLNSSPCNWTGIACNYSVTGRGHSAITEIHLPKMGLAGSLDALDFLTLRSLLRLNLSYNQLGGAIPPAISALFRLVSLDLTSNQFTSKIPVGMGSMKELRFLSLSQNQMVGAIPPSLSNLTDLVFLHLEDNKLVGVIPKELGRLHELRYLDIGVNRLSGSIPSSLGNLTRLYHLDLYQNQLTGVIPGELKNLINLVYLSIADNYLTGGIISSFGNLTKLQLFWLRKNKLSGSIPFEIGNLIQVTDLDFSKNLLTSSIPFSIGNMTRIERLDLSDNQLSGFIPLEIGNLIEVTNLSLLKNLLTGPIPSSIGNMTKLNILYLLDNQLSGFIPFEIGNLIKVIDLALLENLLSGPIPSSIGSMTDLRKLGLFDNQLSGPLPMEINNITGLTYLVLSNNNFVGYLPPDICNGGALQYLILSMNNFQGPIPMTLKNCTSLERVRLEHNQLTGDVSQCLGVYPHLYYMDLSFNQLSGTLSPDWARWHNLTFFRISNNNITGVIPTEFGQLTKLRELDLSSNYLQGEIPKSFGSLTLLYNLSLGNNQLVGCVPLEIGMLSNLELLDLSSNNLAGRIPDQLGDCTKLRSLKLNNNNFSGTIPLAIGNLVYLQDTFDISQNSLTGEISSQLGKLVMLQSLNLSHNSFSGHLPSSLTYMTSLSTVDVSYNELDGPVPDSPAFRRAPAEWFAHNNDLCGVVRGLPPCVSLGTPTKDDRSKRHKVVVIAIIASVVFFLVLFIFIAAALRFHKRKRPPVPVDDNHIKEVAFSILNFDGRDVYKDIIEATEDFDVKYCIGSGAYGGVYRAELASGELLAVKKIHLPDTEGTCDEQPFQTEIQTLTQIRHRNIVKLYGFCSAPRHKFLVFEYMERGSLGSVLRSETAAELDWVKRVSIVKDVACALSYMHHDCTPPIVHRDITSNNILLDSEFKACVSDFGIARLLKPDSSNWTMLAGTRGYLAPELAYTMRVTTQCDAYSFGVVTLELLVGEYGEVLISILSSSPIKDSFVKDVLDRRLPVPEGQVADEVVTVLSLALRSVDNHPESRPTMKQVSEKLCVVRTPPPSLRSIDALKFSDLMSVEI